A window of the Brassica napus cultivar Da-Ae chromosome C5, Da-Ae, whole genome shotgun sequence genome harbors these coding sequences:
- the LOC106452189 gene encoding methyl-CpG-binding domain-containing protein 10, with translation MENTDELVSIELPAPTSWKKLFYPKRAGTPRKTEIVFMAPTGEEISSRKQLEQYLKAHPGNPLVSEFDWTTGETPRRSSRISQKVKATTPTPEKEPLLKKRRSSLTKKDNKEAAEKNQVAQQDKNGQTEEADVAVKEGLVEENKDGEKSEAEKEKENKEDENKEGEVVTDKKEPVEVDSSEVEKKAEAENKEGEVATDKKEPMEVDSSEVEKKAGSGGKAEETPKGEDLKDTEMKEGDGENKLAEKETENKGSIGAEANGGENATSGKPNLEANQGNGTHEAAAAVAEEKSNDVKAAEDTNRGLEANQVQQQQGAAASVSC, from the exons ATGGAAAACACAGACGAGCTCGTGTCCATTGAGCTACCAGCTCCTACTTCATGGAAGAAACTG TTCTATCCGAAGAGAGCAGGTACACCGAGGAAGACAGAGATTGTGTTCATGGCTCCAACGGGTGAGGAGATCAGCTCACGCAAGCAGCTTGAGCAGTACCTCAAGGCTCATCCTGGGAACCCTCTCGTCTCTGAGTTTGATTGGACGACTGGGGAAACTCCAAGGCGGTCGTCAAGGATCAGCCAGAAGGTGAAGGCTACGACCCCCACTCCTGAAAAAGAGCCTCTCTTGAAGAAGAGACGCTCTTCTCTCACTAAAAAGGATAATAAAGAGGCTGCTGAGAAGAACCAAGTGGCACAACAAGACAAGAACGGACAGACAGAAGAAGCAGATGTTGCTGTTAAGGAGGGACTTGTTGAGGAGAACAAAGATGGTGAAAAGTCTGAGgctgagaaggagaaggagaacaAGGAGGATGAAAACAAAGAGGGAGAAGTTGTGACTGACAAGAAGGAGCCCGTGGAAGTGGATTCCTCTGAGGTTGAGAAGAAAGCTGAGGCAGAGAACAAGGAGGGAGAAGTTGCGACTGACAAGAAAGAGCCCATGGAAGTGGATTCCTCTGAGGTTGAAAAGAAGGCAGGGAGTGGAGGAAAAGCTGAAGAGACTCCCAAAGGTGAAGACCTAAAGGACACTGAGATGAAAGAGGGTGATGGAGAGAATAAGCTTGCAGAGAAAGAGACTGAGAACAAGGGCAGCATTGGCGCTGAAGCTAACGGAGGAGAGAATGCGACTTCTGGTAAGCCTAACCTTGAAGCTAATCAGGGGAATGGAACACACGAAGCTGCAGCAGCTGTAGCTGAGGAGAAAAGTAATGACGTGAAGGCGGCGGAAGACACAAACAGAGGCTTAGAGGCGAATCAAGTCCAACAGCAGCAGGGCGCTGCAGCATCCGTGAGCTGTTAA